In a single window of the Parafrankia irregularis genome:
- a CDS encoding TetR/AcrR family transcriptional regulator encodes MVTTPPGLRERKKQATREALREAALRLAVERGPDGVRVEDIAEAAGVSPRTYNNYFASREQAIVAAVTADREARIAAAVAARPAEVHLAAAVTEAVVEQYTNTREDEHAALLLITTRTALREAFLDTTTGIEAPLTTVITERLGDAEARTARVLAASVATAVRIALDEWLQGSGTAGAGATGLLIPSGSLPDLLRSALAPLAPAFDAAESATRSSSP; translated from the coding sequence ATCGTGACAACACCACCGGGACTGCGAGAGCGGAAGAAGCAGGCCACGCGCGAGGCGCTGCGCGAGGCGGCCCTGCGCCTGGCCGTGGAGCGCGGACCGGACGGAGTGCGCGTTGAGGACATCGCCGAAGCGGCCGGGGTCTCGCCCCGCACGTACAACAACTACTTCGCCAGCCGCGAGCAGGCGATCGTCGCCGCCGTCACGGCGGACCGGGAGGCACGGATCGCTGCGGCGGTGGCGGCCCGGCCCGCCGAGGTGCACCTGGCCGCCGCGGTCACCGAGGCGGTGGTCGAGCAGTACACGAACACCCGCGAGGACGAACATGCGGCACTGCTGCTGATCACCACCCGGACCGCGCTGCGTGAGGCGTTCCTCGACACCACCACCGGCATCGAGGCCCCTCTTACGACTGTGATCACTGAGCGCCTCGGCGACGCCGAGGCACGCACCGCCCGCGTTCTTGCGGCGAGCGTGGCCACGGCCGTACGCATCGCGCTCGACGAGTGGCTTCAGGGCTCAGGCACGGCAGGCGCCGGCGCCACAGGACTGCTCATACCCTCCGGCTCGCTGCCCGACCTGCTCCGCAGTGCGCTGGCCCCACTCGCGCCCGCTTTCGACGCCGCCGAGAGCGCCACCCGGTCGTCATCGC